The nucleotide sequence ATTTGGCATCTCTCGTTCGAAAATTGTCTAAATATGAAAGACGTTGCCGAACTGCACGAAGAAGCGATGGAGCTGGTAGACCGAATGCTACTGGCTCGCCTTCGGGGTGATGCCGAGGCGGTTGTATGGGCTCGTCAGGCTTTTGAGCGGGAGCGTCAGGTAGCGGATTTAATCGAGCAGAGATTTGACCTCGAACCGACTCGGTCGGTGTTGCATAGAAGCGCGGCTGCTTTGGCGATCGATTGTGGAGAGATTGAAGAGGCTAGGCGTTTAATCGAAGCCGGTTTAGCTGGATATCCTCCTGCAGGCATTGAGAAGGAGTTACAAGGCTTGTTGCGATCGGGCTCGAAAGGATGAAGCAATCGACCCACTTTTCGGGAGGGAATGCTGTTCGAAGCCCGCTAGACTTTCGCGGTCAGAATTTACGGGGGCGATCGTTTAAGGGGCAAGACCTGCGGGGGGCTGACTTTAGCGACGCGGATATTCGTGGAGCAAATTTTGTCAGGGCGAATTTCACGGGAGCAAATTTTAGCAATGTCACAGCGGGATTACAGCGCCGTTGGTTTCTGAGTTTACTTGCCCTCTCAGTTCTATTCGCGGCAATTTCTGGTGTGATGACTGCTTTCGCAGGA is from Synechococcus sp. PCC 7336 and encodes:
- a CDS encoding pentapeptide repeat-containing protein, yielding MKQSTHFSGGNAVRSPLDFRGQNLRGRSFKGQDLRGADFSDADIRGANFVRANFTGANFSNVTAGLQRRWFLSLLALSVLFAAISGVMTAFAGILALATLETALANPKAPDSKRKAKGALAFFNGLSIAANISTILQAIAQFST